The Microbulbifer sp. TB1203 nucleotide sequence CGCCCGATTCCGGAGGTAATTCGAGATTTGATGTCGGGCGCGCAAACCTTCGACGTGGCCTACTCAGTCAAGGTTGAGAAATAGGTAAAAAGTGCAAAAACCCTAATGGTGATCCACCCATGAAGAATGAAGAACTGAAGCGGAACCTGACCTCCGGCAACCACTGGCTGCGCCTTCTGTATATGGTGCTCTTTGCAATACTGCTGGAAATCGCCGGCATTGTGATGCTCGCGGTGGTGGTACTGCAATTCCTGTTTTCGATCATTACCGGCGGCCCCAACGACAACCTCCGCCGCCTCGGCGACCAGATCGCCTCCTATATTTACCAGACGCTGCAATTTCTGATCTACAACACCGAGGAAAAACCTTTTCCCTTCTCCGAATGGCCAGAGTCCGATATGGAGGACCTGTCCGGCTACGAGAGCGCCGAGGAAGTTGAGGCGGAAGTGGTCCCCGAACAGGGGAGGGAAGAGGAAGTCATAGAGCTGGGCTCCGAGGAAGCTGCGGAGACCGAAAAAGGCGGTGGCAAAGAGTAACATTCCCGCACCGGCCCGAGGAAAATCCGTGCAACTGCTGATCTTGCGCCACGGTGAAGCCGAGCCCATGGCTGCGGCGGCGGATGAATCCCGCCAACTGACCGAACGCGGCCGCACCCAGGTGTCCCGGATCTGCGAGTTGCGCGCAGAGGAGCTGGAGCAGGTGCGCGCCATCTGGGCCAGCCCTTTTGTGCGCACCCAGCAGACCGCGGAAATCGTTGCCGAATCGCTGGGACTGCCGGTGATCACCGAGCCGCTGTTGATCGGCGGCACCCCGCCCCAACGGGTTATCGATGCCCTGGGCCAGGCGAAAAGCTTTCCGCTGCTATTGGTGAGCCACCAGCCGCTGGTGGGCAGGCTGGTCAACGGCCTGTGTGGCAGCGACAACGCCCACTCCCTGGGTACCGCCAGCCTGGCCTGCCTGCAGGCGGAGGTGTGGGCCACGGGCTGCGCCGAGTTGGAGTGGCTGCAACACCCTGAATAAATGCGGAATGCCGGGAGCGCCAATCCGATCGACCAGTACTTCTGGTCCCCGAGGTCATTGCAAGCCTTCACAGGCCACTGCAACATCGGCCGTCCGTTCTTCCGGATGCTGCCGCCCATGAACCAATCCCCCCATGAAATAAATCTCGAATTCGACGGCAAGACCATCGCCGCCCGCCGCTGGGGCAGTCCCGATGGCAAACCGGTGCTGGCCCTGCATGGCTGGCTGGACAACTGCGCCAGTTTTGACCGCCTGGCGCCGCTGCTGGAAGGGCTCGATCTGGTGGCGGTGGATATGGCCGGCCACGGGCGCAGCTACCACCGCTCGCGGGATGCCAACTACAACATCTGGGAGGAGGTGGAGGATGTGCTGGGCATGGCTCACGCCCTGGGCTGGCGCAGGTTTTCCCTGCTGGCCCACTCCCGCGGCGCGGTGGCGGCGATGCTCACCGCCGGCACCTTCCCCGACCGGGTGGAGCGCTTGGCGCTGATCGACGGCCTGGTGCCGCCGCCGGCGGAGGATGCCGATGCCCCGGAGATTCTCGCCAGGGCCATCGCCCAGCGGGCCCGCTACGGCGGGCGCAAACCGCGTCGGTTCGACAGCCTGGAGGCCGCGGTGGAGGCTCGCCGCAACGGCCTCTTCCGCCTCTCCGGGGAAGCGGCCCAGGCTCTCACCGAACGCGGCACCCGCCCCCTGGACGGCGGGATGACCTGGAGCAGCGACCCCCGCCTGATGTCCACCTCCACCGCCAAACTCAACAACGCCCAGGTGCAGGCCTTCCTGGACCGGGCCACCATGCCCATCCGCCTGGTTATCGCCGAGGAGGGCATCGCCGATATGATCGGGCGCCTGCGCCCGGTGCTGGAAAGTCGCGGGAATATCGAGGTGCGGGAAATGCCCGGCGGCCATCACCTGCACATGGAGGAGGGCGCCGAACCCATCGCCGAATGGTTCGGCCCCTTCCTGCGCAGCGAAACCGTGTAGGAGCGGCGGGGCGGATGGCCGCCCCGCCGCTCCTACAGGGGACTCAAAAAGGCAGCCGCTTCGAATAGCACCCCGGATCCATCTCCCGCACCTCCACCGTCACCGCCGGCACCCCGTCGGCAAACTGGCACAGGCAGTTGAACACCGCGGAACTCACCGCTTCGCGCTCCTGTTCGTTGCGGCCTTCCAGCAGGCGCACCTCGGCGTGAACGAAGCAGCCGCCCTTTTCCCCGGCGATAAAGTGATGGTAGGGAAGGGCGCGGGTCTTGATGGTGTGGGGGGCGAAGAGCCCGGTCTGGCTCAGGGCCTCCTGGGCCGCGCTGACCAGCGCGCTGATGGAGACCTTGTCTTCCAGCTTGTGGGCGTATTCGATGACCAGATGGGGCATGGGCGTCTCTTTCCGGCTTCGGTTTTCCCTATAAAGCTTAGCGGAAGAAGGCTCAGCGGAGTCCGGGGAGAGTGTGATACCGGGCGGAAGGACAAGGTGCGCCGGGCGCACCTTGGGGTTTGCCCGGGTTCAGCGGATCAGGGACAGGAACTCGTTGCGGGTGGCCTG carries:
- a CDS encoding 5-carboxymethyl-2-hydroxymuconate Delta-isomerase; this translates as MPHLVIEYAHKLEDKVSISALVSAAQEALSQTGLFAPHTIKTRALPYHHFIAGEKGGCFVHAEVRLLEGRNEQEREAVSSAVFNCLCQFADGVPAVTVEVREMDPGCYSKRLPF
- a CDS encoding alpha/beta hydrolase codes for the protein MNQSPHEINLEFDGKTIAARRWGSPDGKPVLALHGWLDNCASFDRLAPLLEGLDLVAVDMAGHGRSYHRSRDANYNIWEEVEDVLGMAHALGWRRFSLLAHSRGAVAAMLTAGTFPDRVERLALIDGLVPPPAEDADAPEILARAIAQRARYGGRKPRRFDSLEAAVEARRNGLFRLSGEAAQALTERGTRPLDGGMTWSSDPRLMSTSTAKLNNAQVQAFLDRATMPIRLVIAEEGIADMIGRLRPVLESRGNIEVREMPGGHHLHMEEGAEPIAEWFGPFLRSETV
- the sixA gene encoding phosphohistidine phosphatase SixA — its product is MQLLILRHGEAEPMAAAADESRQLTERGRTQVSRICELRAEELEQVRAIWASPFVRTQQTAEIVAESLGLPVITEPLLIGGTPPQRVIDALGQAKSFPLLLVSHQPLVGRLVNGLCGSDNAHSLGTASLACLQAEVWATGCAELEWLQHPE
- a CDS encoding DUF4389 domain-containing protein; protein product: MKNEELKRNLTSGNHWLRLLYMVLFAILLEIAGIVMLAVVVLQFLFSIITGGPNDNLRRLGDQIASYIYQTLQFLIYNTEEKPFPFSEWPESDMEDLSGYESAEEVEAEVVPEQGREEEVIELGSEEAAETEKGGGKE